From Staphylothermus hellenicus DSM 12710, a single genomic window includes:
- a CDS encoding DUF99 family protein, producing MKNTIIACDDGYFPQFFKGRKGRTVLACIKTRNNSFIVGIAFKRIIIDGRETTPTITDLVKSLKPCKAVLLDGITYAGFDVADAMQIHEETQVPVITVQQYPLNLERIKYSLRKHFPDWTKRYEVISRIYRNMYPLSTRWKTIEFSPYGMSPKKASKLLLQTMIYSPIPEPLRIADHIASQISRLILRNNY from the coding sequence ATGAAAAACACCATAATAGCTTGTGATGATGGATATTTCCCACAGTTTTTTAAAGGGAGAAAGGGTAGAACGGTTCTCGCATGTATTAAAACTAGAAATAACTCGTTCATTGTAGGAATAGCCTTTAAACGAATAATTATAGATGGGAGAGAAACAACACCTACAATAACAGATCTGGTAAAATCATTAAAGCCTTGCAAAGCAGTCCTACTCGATGGAATAACATATGCAGGATTCGATGTAGCTGATGCAATGCAAATACATGAAGAAACACAGGTACCAGTAATAACTGTTCAACAATACCCATTAAACCTTGAAAGAATAAAGTATTCCCTCAGAAAACATTTTCCAGACTGGACTAAGAGATATGAAGTAATCAGTAGAATATATAGGAACATGTATCCTCTGAGTACGAGATGGAAAACAATAGAGTTTTCTCCATATGGAATGAGTCCAAAAAAAGCATCCAAGCTACTCTTACAAACAATGATTTATAGTCCTATACCTGAACCATTAAGAATAGCTGATCACATAGCATCACAGATTTCAAGACTTATTCTAAGAAATAATTATTAG